From one Lotus japonicus ecotype B-129 chromosome 3, LjGifu_v1.2 genomic stretch:
- the LOC130747386 gene encoding uncharacterized protein LOC130747386, whose amino-acid sequence MATSFLFSNPLSPSFTLPSVRVPQLRSSPVIQHAGHREPRGAAVVTRAGPSTSNFIFAFTLPLSLLAITVFTSLRIGYKLDQDFLEEMAMNEALMEAEEDIDDEDDIDDDDMKTSLQEPLQQEPALPRTRNRPKREV is encoded by the exons ATGGCGACGTCATTCCTCTTCTCCAATCCACTCTCTCCCAGCTTCACACTCCCTTCCGTGAGGGTCCCACAATTACGCAGCTCGCCGGTAATTCAACACGCCGGCCACCGGGAACCAAGGGGCGCGGCGGTGGTCACTCGTGCAGGCCCCAGCACCAGCAACTTTATCTTCGCATTCACGCTTCCTCTATCTCTCCTCGCCATAACTGTCTTCACCTCCCTCCGAATCGGTTACAAGCTCGACCAAGATTTTCTTGAGGAG ATGGCAATGAATGAAGCTCTCATGGAAGCTGAAGAAGacattgatgatgaagatgatattgatgatgatgatatgaaaACTTCTTTACAAGAACCTTTACAACAAGAACCTGCCCTTCCGCGTACTCGCAACAGGCCAAAAAGGGAAGTTTAA